The Paenibacillus macerans genome includes a window with the following:
- a CDS encoding SDR family NAD(P)-dependent oxidoreductase: MLKEDILPAISGEAKPATGRSFIIFGASKGLGGAFAKALPAAGDTVWIVSRNRPQSLELKDGVRRHWIEADLASPDAGSMIAKALQGAVIDVLIYNVGIWESRGFSPDYDFEKDDPQHISAILQVNLTSAITCIQKLLPNLKQSDRGKIVLIGSTAGLENNHISQVAFAASKFGLRGAANALREHLKPHAIGVTCINPGELATQMPYEAGVEAVWAAYRGAQIPLQDIVELVRFVIHLSNASCIKEINVPAMLDADA; this comes from the coding sequence ATCCTCAAAGAGGATATCCTACCGGCGATTTCCGGCGAAGCCAAGCCGGCAACCGGCCGCAGCTTTATTATTTTCGGAGCCAGCAAAGGCTTGGGCGGCGCGTTCGCCAAAGCCTTGCCCGCCGCAGGGGATACCGTGTGGATCGTTTCCCGCAACCGTCCGCAAAGTTTGGAGCTCAAGGATGGCGTACGCCGCCATTGGATTGAAGCCGACCTCGCTTCGCCGGATGCCGGAAGCATGATCGCCAAAGCGCTTCAGGGCGCGGTCATCGACGTGCTCATCTATAACGTCGGGATCTGGGAAAGCCGGGGGTTCAGCCCAGACTATGATTTTGAAAAAGACGACCCGCAGCACATATCCGCCATCCTCCAGGTAAACTTGACCTCCGCGATCACCTGCATTCAGAAGCTGCTGCCTAATCTGAAACAATCGGACCGGGGCAAAATCGTTCTGATCGGTTCGACCGCTGGACTGGAGAACAATCATATATCCCAGGTCGCTTTTGCCGCATCCAAGTTTGGTCTGCGCGGCGCAGCTAATGCGTTAAGGGAGCATCTTAAGCCGCACGCCATCGGTGTAACCTGCATTAATCCGGGGGAACTGGCTACCCAAATGCCTTATGAAGCCGGCGTCGAAGCGGTCTGGGCGGCTTACCGTGGAGCCCAAATCCCCCTGCAGGATATCGTTGAACTGGTCAGATTCGTCATTCATCTGTCAAACGCTTCGTGCATAAAAGAAATCAATGTGCCGGCCATGCTGGACGCGGATGCCTGA
- a CDS encoding DUF1186 domain-containing protein — MNPVIPGAPSLIWTARPRLCPRISSLCLTRISNVEYHQNRLRVCRRFFLLPECADRGQALKAIVTLVFDHQLTREFAIDYMKQLLNGRLSDAPYYLNAEIVSCSSDLYPLEVYEDIKQLYESGELEKNYIDFSITARTFSPFSHSPGALFFG; from the coding sequence ATGAACCCCGTTATTCCTGGCGCTCCATCCTTAATCTGGACGGCTCGACCAAGGCTATGCCCGAGGATCAGCTCGCTTTGTCTCACACGGATATCTAATGTGGAATATCATCAAAACCGCCTGCGAGTTTGCAGACGGTTTTTTTTATTGCCGGAATGCGCCGATAGGGGACAAGCGTTAAAAGCAATAGTTACGCTTGTTTTTGATCACCAATTGACGAGAGAGTTTGCAATAGATTACATGAAACAATTGTTAAACGGCAGGCTTTCGGATGCCCCATATTATTTGAACGCCGAGATCGTGTCTTGCTCCAGTGATCTTTACCCGCTCGAAGTTTACGAAGATATCAAACAACTGTATGAAAGCGGGGAACTCGAGAAGAACTACATAGATTTTTCAATTACCGCTCGAACTTTCAGCCCATTCTCTCACTCTCCGGGTGCTCTCTTCTTCGGATAA
- a CDS encoding LysR family transcriptional regulator encodes MSINYELYKVFYWAAKTGSLTQAANALYLTQPSVSHAIKQLEESFGLTLFYRNSKGVSLTQEGAVLYSYIEQSHILMTTAEQKMAELKNLDSGELRIGGSDSLFKHYLLPFVEAFHVRYPGIGIHLLHGTTPEIMTFLKEGKIDLGVARMPIVDAQIEVRQGIELQDCFVAGCRFYEELRDKVLTLEELMKYPLILFSRNSRARMAITELFQDFGFELKPEIEVGSVGLLIEMARRGLGISYVAREFVSKELEEGSLFEIRLDVKLPPSQVGIMNMRNMPLSQAARRFIESFK; translated from the coding sequence ATGAGCATAAATTATGAATTATACAAAGTGTTTTATTGGGCCGCTAAGACAGGCAGCCTGACGCAAGCCGCCAACGCCCTGTACCTCACTCAGCCGAGCGTAAGCCACGCGATCAAACAGCTGGAGGAAAGCTTCGGGCTGACTTTGTTTTACCGGAATTCCAAGGGGGTCTCGCTAACCCAGGAGGGGGCCGTCCTTTATTCCTATATCGAACAGTCGCATATTTTAATGACGACAGCCGAGCAGAAAATGGCCGAGCTGAAAAACCTCGACAGCGGCGAGCTGCGGATCGGCGGCAGCGATTCGCTGTTCAAGCATTATTTGCTGCCCTTCGTGGAGGCGTTCCACGTTCGGTATCCGGGGATCGGCATTCATCTGCTGCACGGGACGACACCGGAGATTATGACGTTTCTGAAAGAGGGGAAAATCGATTTGGGCGTCGCCCGGATGCCGATTGTGGACGCGCAGATTGAGGTTCGCCAGGGGATCGAGCTGCAGGATTGCTTTGTGGCGGGCTGCCGTTTTTATGAGGAGCTTAGGGACAAGGTGCTGACGCTGGAGGAACTGATGAAATATCCGCTGATTCTGTTCTCGCGCAACAGCCGGGCGCGGATGGCCATTACGGAGCTGTTTCAGGACTTCGGCTTTGAGCTGAAGCCCGAAATCGAGGTCGGCAGCGTGGGGCTGCTGATCGAGATGGCGCGCAGGGGGCTGGGGATTTCTTACGTGGCGCGGGAATTCGTGTCCAAAGAGCTGGAGGAGGGCTCCCTGTTCGAAATTAGGCTGGACGTCAAACTGCCGCCGTCCCAGGTCGGCATCATGAACATGCGGAATATGCCGCTTTCGCAAGCGGCCCGCCGGTTTATCGAGAGTTTTAAATAG
- a CDS encoding VOC family protein: MTNYIGATGNYTKNGVPNGFTAITPFIAVNHPSEAIEFYKSVFHARVKDITEFSDENGNKVVAHAELDFGNGFLQLGAANPSFNLVLPPGEDNTCYSLGIYVADVDQVFEHAVAKGARVREAVTNFVSGDRFGSIWDPFGVRWSIMTRVEDLSEEESTRRVREWAESSSGN; this comes from the coding sequence ATGACGAATTACATTGGAGCAACCGGAAACTATACAAAAAATGGAGTACCTAACGGATTTACGGCGATAACACCATTTATCGCAGTGAATCATCCTTCTGAAGCCATCGAGTTCTATAAATCTGTTTTTCACGCAAGGGTTAAGGATATTACTGAATTTTCGGATGAAAACGGCAATAAAGTAGTTGCTCATGCGGAATTGGATTTTGGAAACGGATTTTTGCAGTTGGGAGCAGCGAATCCGTCCTTTAATCTGGTTTTGCCGCCTGGTGAGGATAATACCTGCTATTCCTTGGGCATTTATGTTGCTGACGTGGATCAGGTATTTGAACATGCAGTGGCAAAAGGTGCGCGAGTCAGAGAAGCCGTTACAAACTTTGTTTCAGGTGACCGGTTCGGAAGTATTTGGGATCCTTTTGGGGTGAGATGGAGCATTATGACCAGGGTTGAGGATTTATCCGAAGAAGAGAGCACCCGGAGAGTGAGAGAATGGGCTGAAAGTTCGAGCGGTAATTGA
- a CDS encoding NAD-dependent epimerase/dehydratase family protein has translation MKVVVTGAAGKIGRWTVRTFLEAGHDVVASDRKLREESASKNFIQADLRDYGQVIQLLLGCDAVVHLGNIPTDVRNTPQAIFENNMIVNFNILEACKDLKIPKLVWASSETVLGYPFVPEELSYLPVDEEHPTLVKSSYAMAKALTEQLTGMFHKLTNAQLVSLRFANMYEPDEYEKIPILHWHDKEKDIQKKNAWAYCDVRDAATACLLAIEKNGLGHEVFHITAPDTIMPDPSRDLAEKYFPKVPLKKEIQGYETLMAIDKARKILGYEPRYSWRSILNLDGSTKAMPEDQLALSHTDI, from the coding sequence GTGAAAGTAGTGGTAACGGGCGCGGCGGGCAAGATCGGCCGCTGGACCGTAAGAACGTTCCTTGAAGCGGGGCACGACGTAGTCGCTTCGGACCGGAAGCTGCGGGAAGAATCCGCGTCGAAAAATTTTATCCAGGCGGATTTGCGCGATTACGGCCAGGTTATCCAGCTCCTGTTGGGATGCGATGCCGTTGTTCACCTGGGGAACATCCCTACGGACGTAAGAAATACGCCCCAGGCCATATTCGAAAATAACATGATCGTCAATTTCAATATCCTCGAAGCCTGCAAGGATTTGAAAATTCCCAAGCTGGTATGGGCGTCCAGCGAAACGGTGTTAGGGTATCCGTTCGTGCCGGAAGAGCTTAGTTATCTTCCCGTGGATGAAGAGCATCCGACGCTCGTCAAGTCCTCCTATGCGATGGCGAAGGCGCTGACGGAACAGTTGACGGGAATGTTTCACAAACTGACGAACGCCCAGCTCGTATCCCTGCGTTTCGCCAACATGTATGAGCCCGACGAGTATGAGAAGATTCCGATCCTGCACTGGCATGACAAGGAGAAGGATATTCAGAAGAAAAACGCATGGGCTTACTGCGATGTACGGGACGCCGCAACCGCCTGCCTGCTGGCGATAGAGAAGAACGGACTGGGGCATGAGGTGTTCCACATCACGGCCCCGGACACGATTATGCCCGATCCGAGCCGCGATTTGGCCGAAAAGTATTTTCCGAAGGTCCCTCTAAAGAAGGAGATCCAGGGATACGAGACGCTGATGGCTATCGACAAGGCCCGGAAAATACTCGGTTATGAACCCCGTTATTCCTGGCGCTCCATCCTTAATCTGGACGGCTCGACCAAGGCTATGCCCGAGGATCAGCTCGCTTTGTCTCACACGGATATCTAA